One segment of Asterias rubens chromosome 2, eAstRub1.3, whole genome shotgun sequence DNA contains the following:
- the LOC117307307 gene encoding ficolin-2-like, with translation MISGVYTVQTLGSAEAFEVYCDMETDGGGWTVFQRRKDGSVDFYLDFANYRRGFGNLEGEFWLGNDNLHRLTAQGEYELRVDLEGFYNDTGYAVFASFSIADESDNYRLYVGTYSGTASDGLDYQDRMAFSTKDKDNDRNPSGSCAQTYHGAWWYGICQTSNLNGLYYNYPSRRDPSIVWHTFSNYRALKTTDMKIRSKV, from the exons ATGATCAGTGGCGTGTACACGGTTCAAACTCTAGGTTCTGCTGAAGCTTTCGAGGTGTATTGTGATATGGAGACAGACGGTGGTGGATGGACG GTTTTCCAGCGGCGCAAGGACGGAAGTGTTGATTTCTATTTGGACTTTGCCAACTACCGCCGGGGCTTTGGGAATCTAGAGGGAGAGTTTTGGCTTGGTAACGACAACTTGCACCGTCTGACCGCTCAGGGCGAGTACGAACTACGCGTGGATCTTGAAGGTTTCTATAACGACACGGGGTATGCCGTCTTTGCCTCGTTCAGCATTGCCGACGAGAGTGACAACTACCGGCTGTATGTGGGAACTTATTCAGGAACAGCAT CCGACGGGTTGGATTATCAAGATCGGATGGCTTTCTCGACCAAAGACAAAGACAACGATCGCAACCCAAGCGGTAGCTGCGCCCAGACCTACCATGGAGCCTGGTGGTACGGAATCTGCCAAACTTCCAATTTGAACGGGCTCTACTACAATTACCCCAGTAGGCGTGATCCGTCAATTGTATGGCACACCTTCTCAAATTATCGCGCACTCAAAACTACCGATATGAAAATTAGAAGTAAAGTTTAG
- the LOC117307435 gene encoding aminomethyltransferase, mitochondrial-like: MVGLRKAGVLLNGLYRKKIGLTSGATSTLRRCQSEDAALKRTPLYDFHVAQGGNMVPFAGWSMPVMYKEGLAAEHTHCRTQAVIFDVSHMLQSKIYGKDRIKFVESLTVADLEGLKENTGTLSLLLNDKGGIIDDLVMSKTDQDYIYMVTNAGCTEKDLPHIQGKLADFKAAGHDVTFEPIYDMGLLALQGPLMSKVLQAGLSDDLSKLTFMTTTTADIFGIPCRITRCGYTGEDGVEISVPADRTVELTERLLGSPDASVKMAGLGARDSLRLEAGMCLYGNDIDESTTPIEATLAWTIAKRRRELRDFPAADFILQQLKDKPTRKRVGLLSKGAPPRAGAMILDEAGNEIGHVTSGCPSPTLKVNVAMGYVKTPSSKVKTKVKVQVRKRELDAEVAKMPFVPSNYFTGK; the protein is encoded by the exons ATGGTGGGACTGCGAAAGGCAGGAGTACTTCTGAATGGGCTTTATAGAAAGAAAATTGGACTGACTTCTGGTGCTACAAGCACTCTGAGACGTTGTCAAAGTGAAGAT GCCGCATTGAAGAGGACCCCTCTGTATGACTTCCATGTTGCACAAGGCGGAAACATGGTCCCCTTTGCTGGTTGGTCGATGCCTGTTATGTACAAAGAAGGCCTAGCCGCCGAGCACACACACTGCCGCACTCAAGCGGTGATCTTTGACGTATCACATATGCTGCAAAGCAAGATCTACGGCAAGGACAGGATTAAATTTGTGGAGAGTTTAACTGTTG CTGATTTGGAGGGATTAAAGGAAAACACAGGCACCCTCAGTCTACTACTGAACGACAAAGGTGGTATCATCGATGATCTGGTGATGAGTAAAACAGATCAAGACTACATCTACATGGTGACTAACGCTGGATGTACCGAGAAGGATCTACCTCATATACAG GGTAAGCTTGCAGATTTCAAGGCTGCAGGGCATGATGTAACCTTTGAACCTATCTATGACATGGGTCTCCTAGCATTGCAGG GTCCACTCATGTCTAAGGTGCTGCAGGCAGGCCTGTCAGACGACCTCAGTAAATTAACTTTCatgacgacgacgacggcgGACATCTTTGGTATACCTTGTAGGATCACTAGGTGTGGCTACACAGGAGAAGATGGAGTTGAG ATTTCAGTTCCCGCCGATAGGACGGTGGAGTTGACCGAGAGGTTACTGGGTTCTCCAGACGCATCGGTCAAGATGGCCGGTCTGGGTGCCAGGGACTCATTGCGATTGGAGGCAGGGATGTGTCTCTATGGCAACGATATCGATGAGAGTACGACACCAATAGAAGCCACACTTGCCTGGACCATTG CCAAGAGGAGGAGGGAGTTACGAGATTTCCCTGCCGCAGATTTTATACTCCAACAACTCAAAGACAAACCCACCAGGAAACGTGTCGGACTTTTGTCTAAAGGTGCCCCTCCACGAG CCGGTGCTATGATCCTCGACGAGGCAGGCAACGAAATAGGTCATGTGACCAGCGGATGTCCATCGCCAACACTCAAGGTCAATGTGGCCATGGGCTACGTCAAGACACCAAGCTCAAAGGTCAaaacaaaggtcaaagttcaagtcCGCAAGAGGGAGCTGGATGCAGAGGTAGCCAAAATGCCATTTGTTCCATCCAATTATTTCACCGGCAAATGA
- the LOC117305688 gene encoding uncharacterized protein LOC117305688, whose translation MTTLWNAERLFETVATPDAAIEFCKERELIADAPDCQYCLHPLTWSVKTGHADGYSWRCTHRGCLKRSRNCSIRHGSWFSDSKVSLKKIIELTYYWAARATTSVAIKETSVYEGESTSYKTVVDWFTFCREVCLRVVEEKCSKGIGGPGMTVEIDENKLGRRKYSRGRLVQGEWVLGGICRETKETFLIEVPKRDSETLISLLKEYVAPGSTVVSDCWKADDCLGQENVAHLKVSHSLKFVDPTTGAQTKNIACQWGQIKRSLPSTHANSSTDGFGFRLAEYMWRQQNVSVDHFEQILSDILLLYKPPTLF comes from the coding sequence ATGACCACTCTATGGAACGCTGAGAGATTGTTTGAGACTGTTGCCACGCCGGATGCTGCTATTGAGTTCTGCAAGGAACGTGAACTGATAGCCGACGCCCCCGATTGTCAGTACTGCCTCCACCCGTTGACATGGTCCGTAAAGACCGGGCATGCCGACGGGTACTCGTGGCGGTGCACACATCGGGGGTGTCTGAAGCGGTCTCGGAATTGCAGCATCCGTCATGGCAGCTGGTTTAGTGACAGTAAGGTGTCTCTGAAGAAGATCATCGAGCTCACCTACTACTGGGCGGCACGAGCGACAACGTCTGTGGCAATAAAGGAAACATCAGTCTACGAAGGTGAAAGTACTAGTTATAAAACTGTCGTGGACTGGTTTACCTTTTGCCGCGAAGTTTGTCTTCGTGTCGTCGAGGAAAAGTGCAGCAAGGGGATCGGCGGTCCGGGCATGACCGTCGAGATTGACGAAAACAAACTCGGTCGCCGGAAGTACAGCCGAGGTCGTCTGGTTCAGGGTGAGTGGGTGTTGGGCGGCATTTGCCGTGAGACAAAGGAAACTTTCCTGATTGAGGTTCCTAAGCGGGATTCAGAGACCCTTATTTCTCTACTTAAGGAATATGTGGCCCCTGGATCCACAGTCGTATCGGACTGTTGGAAAGCAGATGATTGCCTCGGTCAGGAAAATGTTGCCCATCTCAAGGTTAGTCACTCCTTAAAATTCGTTGATCCCACCACTGGCGCGCAAACTAAAAATATTGCTTGCCAGTGGGGGCAGATCAAGAGGAGTCTGCCGAGCACCCACGCAAACAGCTCTACCGACGGCTTCGGTTTCCGTCTGGCGGAATACATGTGGCGCCAACAAAATGTCTCCGTCGATCACTTCGAGCAAATCCTCAGTGACATCTTGCTGTTGTACAAACCACCAACACTTTTCTGA